From a region of the Salvelinus alpinus chromosome 2, SLU_Salpinus.1, whole genome shotgun sequence genome:
- the fam161a gene encoding protein FAM161A, translating to MANAHRANVLVTSCLKTPVDPHTKAPLALYERQRALPCSSAAGRIDNRDYEKELQYDDSGSECGDGDAPGKGSPLIIKDYRVTGDHIDLREFYFSNEEYYRKLEELKRAHLRTMAELEGMYRKKLELKGTPPSENMQRPQAHRSFLKISPMPVRSLRKAHSALELRRGSGLSDTSDEEGTVDNNVEKGLQSSPKEHIKNMWQDFKLSPRKCHPSTSSHQSLIGGHKNGIKGKDRKQGRKDVEHEPWKPRVTIPKPFHMTLRENQKHQKGVKTRSEIELENTALRKQLEELTECQRKFRASSVPAHVRLPLYEELQERDEARRAMREREQQHLCSTQQPFSFLERERLKREQREEQLRNLQPDSKERVRPFRAKPVPKAVYEAASGEQLKEEQLYRAIKMQMRAQELLHSASMPPSMLARHLSERKWAKDEARGDTAGSEDDNSASYRPKINTEVPDFDASYRRFMKQLESRRDVKPLTTCEPFQLRTSQIPSHRERILADIEKEQMSPRAKRWPYISITGHVRSHNSSLCSSLSGSLEQLPAKVTDASKKRQEAVRKVLEQRKKAEEEEARWSERQKQREKKLAKVVSKRAQANDTHVPLSQTNQSKLKQFRKQDFQRRKEYKEEMREIQERVKGRPLLLEQVAQMNAKHAAEKHYTDTLRGCGVSEDFVSGKVPQRPGGQDSACRTSFSSDSKQSEKDETDTPAIYNMVFQDDYPDNYEDSFADQELEGEQEPEKDELKSEEDEGHDEVGREREDIRRYSDDCDYSDAHYSDDDDHYSDASEHYLPLDDEKNEGSDLIKRPKSTESSPSYRSGQHSRNSQKSESDRENTAIADKTNYEDD from the exons ATGGCGAATGCCCATCGCGCCAACGTCCTGGTTACCTCCTGTTTGAAAACGCCGGTAGACCCACATACCAAGGCTCCGTTGGCGTTGTATGAAAGGCAGCGAGCCCTTCCATGTTCGTCAGCAGCTGGTCGTATTGACAATCGAGACTACGAAAAAGAG CTGCAGTATGACGACTCTGGGTCTGAGTGCGGTGATGGGGATGCCCCCGGGAAGGGCAGCCCCCTGATTATCAAAGACTACCGAGTGACGGGGGATCACATCGACCTGCGTGAGTTCTACTTCTCCAACGAGGAGTACTATCGTAAGCTGGAGGAGCTGAAGAGGGCCCACCTCCGCACCATGGCCGAGCTAGAGGGCATGTACCGCAAGAAGCTGGAGCTCAAAGGCACACCACCCTCAGAAAATATGCAGCGGCCACAGGCACACAG ATCGTTCTTGAAGATCAGCCCCATGCCCGTGAGGAGTCTGAGGAAGGCCCACTCTGCTCTGGAGCTGAGGAGGGGCTCTGGGCTGTCGGACACATCTGACGAGGAAGGTACTGTCGACAACAATGTGGAGAAGGGTCTGCAGTCCTCCCCCAAAGAGCACATCAAGAACATGTGGCAGGACTTCAAGCTGTCGCCTCGCAAGTGCCACCCGTCCACATCCTCCCACCAGAGCCTCATTGGGGGCCACAAGAACGGCATCAAGGGTAAGGACCGGAAGCAAGGGCGAAAAGATGTCGAACATGAGCCTTGGAAACCCAGAGTGACCATCCCCAAGCCGTTCCACATGACGCTGCGGGAGAACCAGAAGCACCAGAAAGGTGTCAAGACACGGTCAGAGATCGAGCTGGAGAACACGGCCCTACGGAAGCAGCTGGAGGAGCTGACAGAATGCCAGCGCAAGTTCCGTGCCAGCTCCGTACCCGCCCACGTGCGCCTGCCCCTGTATGAGGAGCTCCAAGAACGCGACGAGGCACGGCGGGCCATGCGTGAGCGAGAGCAGCAGCATCTGTGCTCCACCCAGCAGCCCTTCAGTTTCCTGGAGCGCGAACGTCTcaagagggagcagagagaggagcagctcCGCAACCTCCAGCCAGACAGCAAGGAGAGAGTCCGACCATTCAGGGCCAAGCCCGTGCCCAAGGCGGTGTACGAGGCGGCGTCGGGCGAGCAACTGAAGGAGGAGCAGCTGTACCGCGCCATCAAGATGCAGATGAGGGCCCAGGAGCTGCTCCACAGCGCCTCCATGCCACCCAGCATGCTAGCACGCCACCTTAGTGAAAGGAAGTGGGCCAAGGATGAAGCCAGGGGGGACACCGCTGGATCTGAGGATGACAACAGTGCCTCTTACAGGCCTAAGATAAATACAGAGGTGCCCGACTTCGACGCCAGCTACAGGAGGTTCATGAAGCAGCTGGAGAGCCGGCGCGACGTGAAACCTTTGACGACGTGCGAGCCGTTCCAGCTCCGGACGTCACAGATCCCCTCGCACCGCGAACGCATCCTGGCCGACATCGAGAAGGAGCAGATGAGTCCGCGGGCCAAGCGCTGGCCTTACATCAGCATAACTGGGCACGTCCGTTCACACAACTCTAgcctctgctcctccctctcaGGCAGTCTGGAACAGCTGCCTGCCAAAGTCACCGATGCCAGCAAAAAACGGCAAGAGGCCGTGAG AAAGGTACTTGAGCAGAGAAAGAAGGCGGAGGAAGAGGAAGcgagatggagtgagagacagaagcagagagagaagaagctTGCGAAGGTGGTTTCGAAGCGCGCCCAGGCCAACGACACCCACGTGCCCCTCTCTCAGACCAACCAGTCCAAGCTCAAGCAGTTCAG AAAGCAGGACTTTCAGCGCAGGAAGGAGTACaaggaggagatgagggagatCCAGGAGAGAGTTAAGGGGAGGCCTCTGCTGTTGGAGCAGGTCGCACAG ATGAATGCCAAACACGCTGCAGAGAAGCACTACACAGACACCCTGCGAGGCTGTGGAGTGAGTGAGGACTTTGTCAGTGGCAAGGTGCCCCAGCGGCCAGGTGGCCAAGACTCTGCATGCAGGACCTCCTTCTCCAGTGACTCCAAACAAAG TGAAAAGGATGAGACCGATACACCAGCTATTTACAATATGGTCTTCCAGGATGACTACCCAGACAATTATGAAGACAGCTTTGCTGACCAAGAACTGGAAGGAGAGCAGGAGCCTGAGAAAGATGAATTAAAGTCAGAGGAAGATGAAGGCCATGACGAAGTAGGGCGGGAGAGGGAGGACATTAGGCGTTATTCAGATGATTGCGATTACTCAGATGCCCATTACTCAGATGATGATGACCATTACTCAGATGCCAGTGAGCATTACTTGCCCCTGGACGATGAAAAGAATGAAGGGAGTGACCTCATCAAAAGGCCCAAGAGTACAGAGAGCAGCCCAAGCTATAGAAGCGGCCAGCACAGCCGAAACAGTCAGAAGTCAGAGAGTGATAGGGAAAACACAGCAATAGCAGACAAGACAAATTATGAGGATGACTGA
- the LOC139568733 gene encoding exportin-1-like, with the protein MPANMTMLADHAARQLLDFSQKLDINLLDNVVNSMYYDIGSQQRMAQEVLTNLKDHPDAWTRVDTILEFSQNMKTKYYALQILETVIKTRWKILPRNQCEGIKKYVVGLIIKTSSDAANVEKDGVYIAKLNMILVQILKQEWPKHWPTFISDIVGASRTSESLCQNNMIILKLLSEEVFDFSSGQMTQVKAKHLKDSMCNEFSQIFQLCQFVMENSQNATLVQATLETLLRFLNWIPLGYIFETKLISTLVYKFLNVPMFRNVTLKCLTEIAGVSVNQYEEQFVNLFTLTMGQLKQMLPLNTNIRLAYSNGKDDEQNFIQNLSLFLCTFLKEHGQLIEKKPNLRETLVEALHYMLLVSEVEETEIFKICLEYWNHLAAELYRESPFSTSTSPLLSGSQHFDVPPRRHLYLPVLSKVRTLMVSRMAKPEEVLVVENDQGEVVREFMKDTDSINLYKNMRETLVYLTHLDYADTERIMTEKLHNQVNGTEWSWRNLNTLCWAIGSISGAMHEEDEKRFLVTVIKDLLGLCEQKRGKDNKAIIASNIMYIVGQYPRFLRAHWKFLKTVVNKLFEFMHETHDGVQDMACDTFIKIAQKCRRHFIQVQVGEVMPFIDEILNNINTIICDLQPQQVHTFYEAVGYMIGAQTDQAVQEHLIEKYMLLPNQVWDSIIQQATKNVDILKDAETVRQLGSILKTNVRACKAVGHPFVVQLGRIYLDMLNVYKCLSENISSAIQTNGEMVTKQPLIRSMRTVKRETLKLISGWVSRSNDPQMVGENFVPPLLEAVLIDYQRNVPAAREPEVLSTMATIVNKLGGHITGEIPKIFDAVFECTLNMINKDFEEYPEHRTHFFYLLQAVNSQCFPAFLSIPPAQFKLVLDSIIWAFKHTMRNVADTGLQILYTLLQNVAQEEAAAQSFYQTYFCDILQHIFSVVTDTSHTAGLTMHASILAYMFNLVEEGKISASLNPASQNNQGYVQEYVANLLKTAFPHLQDAQVKVFVTGLFSLNQDIPAFKEHLRDFLVQIKEFAGEDTTDLFLEERETSLRQAQEEKHKLQMSVPGILNPHELPEEMCD; encoded by the exons ATGCCAGCAAACATGACAATGTTGGCGGATCATGCAGCAAGACAGCTGCTAGACTTCAGTCAAAAGCTGGACATCAATCTGCTGGACAATGTAGTCAATTCCATGTACTATGACATTGGATCACAG CAACGCATGGCACAGGAGGTGCTGACAAACCTGAAGGATCACCCGGACGCATGGACACGAGTCGACACCATCCTGGAGTTTTCTCAGAACATGAAGACTAAA TACTATGCACTGCAAATTCTGGAGACTGTGATCAAAACACGCTGGAAGATTCTTCCAAGAAATCAATGTGAAG GAATAAAGAAGTATGTCGTTGGTCTGATTATCAAGACCTCATCTGATGCCGCAAATGTTGAG AAAGATGGAGTGTACATTGCAAAACTCAACATGATCCTCgtacag ATCCTGAAGCAGGAGTGGCCCAAGCACTGGCCCACCTTCATCAGTGACATCGTGGGTGCCAGCCGCACCAGCGAGAGCCTGTGTCAGAACAACATGATCATCCTCAAGCTGCTCAGTGAGGAGGTCTTTGACTTCTCCAGCGGACAGATGACCCAGGTCAAGGCCAAGCACCTGAAAGACAG TATGTGCAATGAATTCTCGCAAATATTCCAGCTCTGCCAGTTTGTCATG GAAAACTCCCAGAATGCCACTCTGGTCCAAGCCACACTCGAGACTCTCCTGCGCTTCCTGAACTGGATCCCCCTGGGGTACATATTTGAGACCAAATTGATCAGCACTCTGGTGTACAAG TTCTTGAACGTGCCCATGTTCCGCAACGTGACGCTGAAGTGTCTGACGGAGATCGCCGGCGTGAGCGTCAACCAGTACGAGGAGCAGTTTGTCAACCTCTTCACGCTCACCATGGGTCAGCTCAAACAG ATGCTCCCCCTGAACACCAACATCCGCCTGGCATATTCCAACGGAAAGGACGACGAGCAGAACTTCATCCAGAACCTCAGCCTGTTCCTCTGCACCTTCCTGAAAGAGCATGGACAGCTCATCGAGAAGAAGCCTAACCTTAGGGAGACACTCGTGGAG gctCTCCACTACATGCTGCTGGTGTCTGAGGTCGAGGAGACAGAGATCTTTAAGATCTGTCTGGAGTACTGGAACCACCTGGCGGCCGAGCTCTACAGGGAGAGCcccttctccacctccacctcccccctGCTCTCTGGGAGCCAGCACTTTGACGTGCCGCCACGACGGCACCTCTACCTGCCCGTGCTCTCCAAG GTGCGTACGCTGATGGTGAGCCGAATGGCCAAGCCAGAGGAAGTGCTGGTGGTGGAGAACGACCAGGGCGAGGTGGTCCGAGAGTTCATGAAGGACACAGACTCAATCAACCTCTATAAGAACatgagagagacactgg TTTACCTGACCCATTTGGACTATGCGGACACGGAGCGCATCATGACGGAGAAGCTGCACAACCAGGTCAACGGGACAGAGTGGTCGTGGAGGAACCTGAACACGCTATGCTGGGCCATCGGCTCCATCAGCGGAGCCATGCACGAGGAGGACGAGAAGCGGTTCCTGGTCACCGTCATCAAG GACCTGCTGGGCCTCTGTGAGCAGAAGAGGGGGAAGGACAACAAGGCCATCATCGCCTCAAACATCATGTACATCGTGGGCCAGTACCCACGCTTCCTCCGAGCCCACTGGAAGTTCCTCAAGACTGTTGTTAACAAGCTCTTTGAGTTCATGCACG AGACTCACGATGGCGTGCAGGACATGGCGTGCGACACCTTCATCAAGATCGCCCAGAAGTGCCGGCGCCACTTTATCCAGGTGCAGGTGGGCGAGGTGATGCCCTTCATCGATGAGATCCTCAacaacatcaacaccatcatctgtGACCTCCAGCCCCAACAG GTGCACACGTTCTACGAGGCGGTGGGCTACATGATCGGGGCCCAGACGGACCAGGCCGTGCAAGAGCACCTCATCGAGAAGTACATGCTGCTACCCAACCAGGTGTGGGACAGCATCATCCAACAGGCCACCAAG AATGTGGACATCCTGAAGGATGCGGAGACGGTGCGTCAGCTGGGCAGCATCCTGAAGACCAACGTGCGGGCCTGCAAGGCCGTGGGACACCCCTTCGTGGTGCAGCTGGGACGCATCTACCTGGACATGCTCAATGTCTACAAGTGTCTGAGTGAGAACATCTCCTCTGCCATCCAGACCAACG GAGAGATGGTGACCAAGCAGCCCCTGATCCGGAGCATGAGGACGGTGAAGAGAGAAACGCTCAAGCTGATCTCAGGTTGGGTCAGCCGCTCCAACGACCCACAAATG GTGGGGGAGAACTTTGTCCCGCCCCTGCTGGAGGCCGTACTCATCGACTACCAGCGCAATGTCCCCGCCGCCAGAGAGCCTGAGGTGCTCAGCACCATGGCGACCATCGTCAATAAGCTGGGAGGACACATCACCGGGGAGATCCCGAAGATCTTCGACGCAGTCTTCGAGTGCACTTTGAACATGATCAATAAA GACTTTGAGGAGTACCCAGAGCATAGGACCCATTTCTTCTACCTCCTCCAAGCGGTGAACTCGCAGTGCTTCCCGGCCTTCCTTTCCATTCCCCCGGCCCAGTTCAAACTGGTTCTGGACTCCATTATCTGGGCTTTCAAACACACCATGAGGAATGTTGCAGACACTG GTCTGCAGATTCTTTACACCCTGCTGCAGAACGTGGCCCAGGAGGAGGCTGCCGCACAGAGCTTCTACCAGACCTATTTCTGTGACATCCTCCAGCACATCTTCTCTGTCGTCACAGATACCTCGCACACAGCAG GGCTAACCATGCACGCGTCCATCCTGGCGTACATGTTCAACCTGGTGGAGGAGGGTAAAATCAGCGCCTCCCTCAACCCAGCCAGCCAGAACAACCAGGGCTACGTTCAGGAATACGTGGCCAACCTGCTCAAGACAGCCTTCCCCCATCTACAAGA TGCCCAGGTGAAGGTGTTTGTAACAGGTCTGTTCAGCTTGAACCAGGACATCCCCGCTTTCAAGGAGCACCTGAGGGACTTCCTGGTGCAGATCAAG GAGTTTGCTGGCGAGGACACCACAGACCTGTTCCTGGAGGAGCGGGAGACGTCGCTGCGGCAGGCCCAGGAGGAGAAACACAAGCTGCAGATGTCCGTCCCCGGCATCCTCAACCCCCATGAGCTCCCCGAGGAGATGTGCGACTGA